From one Xiphophorus hellerii strain 12219 chromosome 18, Xiphophorus_hellerii-4.1, whole genome shotgun sequence genomic stretch:
- the hdac12 gene encoding uncharacterized protein SYNPCC7002_A1628, protein MTCMKRIFSKTRRITVGRLVGVTLTSGRCFHAELVRTESSGLPIVHHSKYVCDLPANHRFPMAKFPRVLHCLLQDQVITERQVWVPEIASKDLLGAVHTEDYLNNFISGRINEQEQRRTGFPWSEGIVRRCRYETGGTVLTAEVALQRGLACSTAGGTHHAFPSYGSGFCLLNDLAVAAKYLMNSSSRKRKVLIMDLDVHQGDGTAFIFKDEPSVFTFSVHCGKNFPVRKQQSDLDISVEDGLEDKEYLSTVAEHLPWLLETFRPDLLLYDAGVDPHWEDELGRLRLTDQGLYQRDLYVMKTVVKRGIPIATVIGGGYSRDINKLALRHSIVHRAATQVWRECGM, encoded by the exons ATGACTTGCATGAAGAGAATATTTTCCAAAACCCGTCGCATTACAGTCGGACGCCTTGTTGGAGTCACGCTCACCTCTGGCAGATGTTTCCATGCGGAACTA GTCAGAACCGAATCCAGCGGACTGCCCATTGTTCATCACAGCAAGTATGTGTGCGACCTTCCAGCAAACCACAGGTTTCCAATGGCCAAGTTCCCTAGAGTTTTACACTGTTTACTTCAAGACCAAGTCATCACAGAGAGACAG GTTTGGGTTCCTGAGATTGCCTCGAAAGACTTGCTTGGCGCTGTGCATACAGAGGATTACCTGAACAACTTTATAAGTGGAAGAATAAACGAGCAAGAGCAGCGGAGGACGGGTTTTCCTTGGAGCGAGGGCATCGTACGACGGTGCCGATATGAAACGG GTGGGACTGTTCTCACTGCTGAAGTTGCTCTACAGAGGGGTCTGGCCTGCAGCACGGCGGGGGGAACCCATCATGCTTTCCCCAGCTACGGCTCGGGGTTCTGTCTCCTCAATGATTTAGCAGTTGCAGCCAAATACCTCATGAACAGCTCATCAAGGAAGAGAAAGGTTTTAATCATGGATTTAGATGTGCATCAG GGTGACGGCACCGCTTTCATATTTAAAGATGAGCCATctgtgtttacattttcagtgcATTGTGGGAAAAATTTCCCCGTCCGCAAACAACAGAGTGACCTGGATATTAGCGTGGAGGATGGGCTGGAAGACAAGGAGTATCTCTCCACAG TTGCAGAGCACCTACCCTGGCTGCTGGAGACTTTTCGTCCGGACCTACTTCTGTACGACGCTGGTGTTGACCCACATTGGGAAGATGAACTCGGGAGACTCCGTCTGACCGATCAAG GGCTCTACCAGAGAGATCTTTATGTAATGAAGACCGTGGTGAAGAGAGGTATTCCTATTGCTACTGTTATTGGTGGGGGATATTCCAGAGACATCAACAAATTGGCCCTCAGACACTCCATCGTCCACAGAGCAGCTACTCAG GTTTGGAGGGAGTGTGGAATGTAA